Genomic segment of Pongo pygmaeus isolate AG05252 chromosome 1, NHGRI_mPonPyg2-v2.0_pri, whole genome shotgun sequence:
AGGACCACAGTCAGTGAGCCTGCTACCTGGGTGTGGTCCTGCCTTCTCAAAATAGCTCTCTTCAGTGTTGGGATTCACCCACAGTTTTGACACTTCCTGTCAAGATCCAGAAGTTCCCACCAAGGGACTTTTGTGCCACACAGGCTGCTATATTATTGCTGCTTTGAGCAGATACGATTATAGGAGCTCCTCTTCCACCATCTTGCTAatgtttttaatctctttgtaTTAAGAATATTTCTCTAGCACATTATTCAACTTAGATTTTACTCAATAAGTTAATTTAAAACCTGTGAAACCAGACAGCAAGTTATCTGGTGTCAAAATGCAACAGTGACACTCACATATAGGATAGACATTCCTATTCCGAAAAAGAGAAATTGGAAGTTAAATAGAAGTCTTAGAGCCAACGCAAGCCTGAAGCCTGGCAGGGCAAGTTTCATTAGATTTCAGGACTCGAGGTCCTCTTCGGCTTGATACCCTGACCTCCAGTGCATAAAGGTGGTGGCCCCTCTTCCTTTGTTCTGGGCATGTATCTTGCATTTCTTTATATCTCTGATGGTGCCTTCAGGattatttacaaaatttttgaCATGTTTTATATCCTTGTATttgtttaattcttaaaattttattatattttctcagttatatatatataactgatatcagagaaaatgtttataaaagcaacaaacaaaattttaagacaaaaacataGTATAAACTATAGATATTACTGAGATCAGTTATAATATAACTTACATATATAAAGATAATGATTTTgcctaatttcatttttatacttaTCTATTTTTAGGAAAAGCATATGAAATCAACACCCAGTATATTTCTTGATGGTGAAGCACTAGTTAATTAAatgaaagggattttttttaattttcagaagtaAATCTCatagtttttagaaaataatatactGCATTAATGCATAAAACAGAGCTACATATCTAATAAAACATTCAAATGCAATAGATGTTACTACAATGTTGTAATTAGtagcagattttaaaaatgtagaaaaaggtAGAACTTAGCCCTAAGCAAGGTTTCCAAAGTAAATATTActgtcaaaaaaaatatatatatcaatagcTTTTCTGTCAGTTAAtacttaagtatttttaaatgaaaaaatattctctTCAAAAAAGTCTAATAAAAATATCTCAGAATAATCTCAATAATTATTGTGgaagaattttattaaaattattttaaaatccagaCTTGACCTCTAACCATTTGAATACCTGTGAGACCTATAATGCTTCTCTATAAAAATCTgcaacattttaacaatattgattcttcccaaatatatttcattgtattcTAATCAATACAATTAGTTAGATCTTTTGAACCTAGCCAAAATAGATcaactgaaaggaaaaacaaacttaaaaacttGACTATTTTGAACATGAACATACAGGAAGACAAGAATTGTTTCACTAGATGTTTAAAATTATCATGAGGGAACACCCAATAAAACAAGATATTTTAAAGGAATTCAGTGaaagaccaatggaaaagaagagaTAATGTGGAAACTTAGCCTCCCCTGCACTGGCTTCTGGTATAAGATGTTGACCCTCGTTCCTTGTGCAATCCCATTGTTTCCTCCATACACACTGGTTCTCAAACCCATGATTTCAGGACTGCCTTCTCTTATGAACTCTGGATTCGTGTATGCGCTAAACTTGCATAATCTTCATGTAGATGTGTGCTGGGCAACTGGAGTCCCAAACTTCAGTTTCAGCGTTCCATGCCAACCTGCCCAGCCCCAAAATTCCTGTGTGTATAAATAGCAATCCAACTTCTCCTCCTCCACCAAATCCCTTGCCCAGACATCATATCTCTCATCAGGACTAGCTCAAACCGTTTCCTGCATTCTCGCTCAAGCCTTCTCAGTGATACTCATATACCTGTTCCATATGTCTTTCCTCTCTATCCATCCTCCAGTGATGTCTCAGAGTGGGATTTACCGAGAAGCAAGGAGAGTCAAAGCTTTGGGGCCCTTCACTCTCTGGAGATTCTCCGAGTGCTGTCAGTTGCTGGGAGTTGTATggtggtgtggggaggggaagcCAGGCAGCAGTCAGAAGAGACTATGTGAGCATGCCTGGTGAACTTCCTGAAGACTTCTTAGAAGACAGGGGCCAAACATTGGTTgagacttcctttctttttctaaatgcaCATTCACTCTCTTGAGTGTCATGTATACTTTTGTCTTCCCTTTCTTAAATACACCTCTGCCTGTCCCTGGTCTTTCCAAGGACCATCATGATATTATAGGACCTGTTCTTGGCTCCATTTCTAACCCCATTTTCTAAGTTTTGCCAACTTTCTCACCTCAATCTGGGACCACAGATTTTCTTGCTGCTGTTCAAACGTTACAAGTTACTTTCAGTCTCACAGCCTTTAACTTTCTCTGTTTCCTCTGCTTAAAGCATCTCTGCCGTGTTGTTTACGACGGACTCCATTGTTTCATTTGTGGATCTGATGAAATTTCACCTTCTAAATAAAGGGCTCCTAACTAGCCTGTGTTAAATAGATTCACTAATCACTCCTATCTCATCTCtgtgcctttattttttatttactgtgATTATTAATACTTTTCATTACATATTTATTAGTTTATTGCCTGTATTTACCACTAGTATATAAATGCTGTGTGGGAAGAATCTTTGTTTTAAACATCATAAACCTAGATAGTGCCTGGAACAAAcagtaattatttttgaaattaatgaataaaagaaaatatcattcaaCATTGGAATTTAATCTTTACTTAAAAGCAATAATGTTAGCAATTCACTGCATATCACacccaaataaattatttttgtattataactCAAAGGTACCAAAAAACCTCTGAAACtcattaaaaatgtaaaggtAGATGCTTTACATAATCCCCAAATGTGTAAAGACTTTGTAAGCCCAAAATAGTTAACGAAATTATTAAAGTtaataattaaacaaaatactttaaaaaattctgatgaaacaaaatatcagaatgaaaactgaaataaaaatattttagttgatACTATTCACAAAGAGTtactatttttcttcatttttcttttcttctttttgagacagagtttcgctctttttgcccaggctggagtgcaatagcgtgatctcggctcactgcaacttctgcctcctgggttcaactgattctcctgtctcagcctcccaagtagcttggattacaggcacgtgctaccatgccagctagttttgtagttttagtagagatggggtttcaccatactggccaggctggtctcgaacccctgaccccaggtgatccacccacctcggcctctcaaagtgctgggattacaggtgtgagccaccgcacctggccagttacTATTTTCAtaccaaaaacacatttatatttataaagaaaacatttcaatgaaaaaaatgtgaaaaggaaacacGATTCACAAAAGCAGTAGTTACGTGGATAAACATGAAAagttatataaacatattaatcAAAAAAGACAAGTTAAATAATGATACACCTATGAAATTGACcaagaaggaagagacacacaattcGGAGCTGGTGCAAGTGAAGTTTACTTCTGCAGCAAAATTTGAAGAGGCTATTGGAAATGTAATTCAATGTTGTGTATTAAGTTTGAAACACTGTATATCAAATGGTAGATTGTCTTAGGGAAAAACTTATATTCAGAGTGTTTTTTGTATAATTAGTTTTATTTCCGCATAATTTATAATGTTgaaatgtttaatacaatgtCACTATTCACTATTAGGAGAAGATTGCAATTGTGATATAATTACTTTGACAGACAGTAACTCCAGTAGATACTGTCCAGTCATGTACAAACACTACATATTGCAAACTGAAGAGATGTAACACAAGATTGGTTAGAGGTGGCAAAGGGCTATAGGGAAGGCTGGAGAAGTGGGCAGGGGAGTGTTGTCATCCAAGGACCAAGACTCCTCACCACTGGAGCCCCATGTGCCCCTCGCTGCTGAGCTGATGGGGACTCTGCACTCCAGGGCTGCTGAGAGAACCCTGCCCTGGTGATGTACAGCAACCCAGATGCCTACATCTTGCCAATACGACTGAAACTGCCTCTCAGGTGCTGAAGCCTGAGGCCCCCCATGGTCCCTGTTGCTTATAGCTGCTGACCAGCACCCTCATCAGAAACAGGGAAAAAAGTAGAGTTTCCTTCTTCCCCTCACCCCGCAGTGTCCACCCACAAGGGCCTGCACTCTCAGAGCCTCATGAAAAGTGAAGTAGCAAAGGAGTCAGGACAACCATGTGCAGGCTGCAGCACTGCGGGTCAGAGGAGACTCCAGCCCTCAAATGTGCACCTAAAAACAGGACACCGTCTAGACAAAGGTGGTCACGAAAAGACCTCCATGACGTAGGAAAATGGTCAACCTGTTTCCAGAGTGCACCTATAGACAAAAGTTCAGAGGAACTTGGCTGCAAGATCCAAGATGGTGGTGCGgtttcttctgtcttcttcccTGTTTTATTCCAACAGCCTAATACATGGTgtacactcaataaatatttgtagtttAAAGGGAAGATACAACATTTAAAGTATCATTTTTGTCTGGTTTATTACATTAgagtcaattttaaaattttaattcaaccagtttttcagatttttctataACTTTAATGTcagtatttaaaacaaaaacaaagataaaaatcaaatGCAACACTAAAGCAATATAGATTGCAAGTGAGTGAGAGGGAAACAGACTACAATCAGTCCTAATGAagagggagaaagatgaagaTGTGAAGATGTCTTCAATTTTAGTTTTGATCAAGGTACTGATTTGTGGAGGTATCTTTGACACATCAGTTGACCTCTGAGTTTCAGATTCTATACCTGTGAAATgttagaataaaaataacaaaatcttataaaatttacttgaagattaaatgaagatcacacacatatatggaatatattttgTAACGCGGTAAAGGCTAAGGCTGTATATGAACTAACTCCTATATTTCATAGATAAGATTTTGATGATGAGATTTGAGATTACTATTATTAATGTTGCTTAAGAGTTTGTATTTAATAACAGAGGTAAAAATTTCAAAGCCATTAGAAGAAAACCAGAATTGTTCAGGAGAGATACCTACTGACTTCTTTAGCTCTTTTAATTGCATTCTTCTTCAACTCCCAGAGGTGATGTATCAACAGAAAGCTTTCAACTCCTCCCCTAGTGGACATGGTAAAACCAGGCACGTCACTTTCTTACTCCTCGTGGTGCTCTTAACCTGGCCACACACCACCAGCCCGTCTAGGTGAGGTTCAAGACATCATCTGATGGTGAGTTCGGCCAGACAGTCAGGAGGTACTAGTAGGAACAAAAGGGTCATCACTGCTCTCGAATTGTTCTGCTTCTGAAATGTTCTATTCTTCACagcatttcctcatttttttctttattatgtttttaatggaGAAAAGCAAACGTTATTCTTTCTTATAACTTCTATATAACAGTTATTTACTGTgacataatggtaaatggatttttaatttccaattatTTATGGACATACTATGTATTCtatatttttggattttcatacaatgatgcatttatttttctgtgactgAAGTTTTGTAGAGGAAAAGTGACTGATTGTCTTTTGAGTGGGGATGATTTCTGAGGGTTACAAAACACTAGAAACAATGTGTCAATCATTTTATGTTTCCTTGATGAAACCCACAGAGGGTGGCCTAAACCCAAAGTGTAGACTGCAGAGGGAGGATGGTGTCCCTGGGAGGAATCAGGCAGAGTTACATGCTCTGGCTCCCACTCTTGGACTCTCGGGCTGAGACATGAGTTCTATCTCAGGTTAGGTGTGTGATATTAGGCAGGTACCTTGAGAACttgcattttttaatatgtaaaaagagaaaataatatgagGAAGTAACTCATAGGCTCTTGGGAAAGAAGAAATGTAAAGTATTAATTTTAGTATTAGTATTAGAACAACTACTGGGATGATATATGCTTCAAATAAAGATTtgatatgactccatttatactTATAATAAATCCCCAAGTTAAACATGCATTAAGCAATTTACATGAAAGTCAAACAAGTGGATACAGAAGGAGAAGAATGAACAGGGGGCCAGTCACTGTGTGTGGATAGTGTTCCCTTATCTGTCCCGTGTCCTGGTTGAGCTGTTGATAGTGGCTTAATGATAGTGATGGCCATTTACTGAAGAGCAGCCGAGATTTGCTTAGCAAACCCCGCATCTCCCTGCCCTCCTGCTCCCCCTCAATTTACTGAAGGCAGCAGAGATTTCTTAGCAAACCCCGCATCTCCCtgccctcctgctcctcctcaatTGACTGAAGGCAGCAGAGATTTCTTAGCAAACCCCGCATCTCCCTGCCCTCCTGCTCCCCCTCAATTTACTGAAGCGCAGCAGAGATTTGCTTAGCAAACCCTGCATCTCCCTGACCACCTGCTCCCCCTCAACTTACTGAGCAAACACCTTTTAGGTCTTCATATGTGCTGGTCGCTCCTCTGGTCCTTGCTTCACTTTGGCCACAAATTTGGATGAGAACAGCAGGTGTGTTTTGCAGTTTATTGGAATGTTTTTAAATTGTACACAGATCTCAGCCACCATTTGCCAGTGGGGGTAGTGTTTGATAcatgtttatctatctatctatctatctatccatatatatacatatgtacataaaatGTGTCTCAGATTTGCTGGATATTTATATTAAAGCACCGAAGCATCCCAGAATATTGGAACTTTTGGTGAGTTGAATGTCTTAAATactttttgtaattattataagaatacaaaatatatttgaaacttGTAAATTCATTCTAAAATGTCCCTGCATCATAATCACAGCTAAAGTCTTCCCAGAAAGAGGAGTTATTATGTCCTTATTCTTGGCAAGGGTTatcaaaatttaacatttaatatgTCAGAAGTTGAAAAGTTggaaagttttaatttctttcagagaAAGTGTGGAAACAGCTATTATGGATTATTTCAGAAAGGCCAGATATATTTTGTCTATTGcccttatttattttgtaactatttaaaaattcaacttcaAATCACATTTACATAATTGTTGTTCCCTGAATAGACTGACTGTGACCTCTTTAAGTGCACTGAAGTTCAATTTTTCTTTGATTCATCGTCAGCATATAACACAGACAGGCTGTGAGTGTCATGGTAGAGAAAGAAACAGTGAGTTGAAGTCAGAGATGCCTCAGTGGTGGTTGATTTTCCTCCCTGCTTCTCAGTTTGTGTGAAAGATTGATTGTGGCAGGTAATAAAGCACATGAGGTTTGCAAAAACAACTAAAGCCTTGTCTGATAAACAGCAGTGACCCTCCAAATTCTAGCTCCTCCTCGCTGAGATTTAGTGAGCTTTAAAATGAGAGGAGCTTTAAGGAGATAAGGTTGGAGCACCACATACCAGACAGGAAGGACATGGGATTCTCCAAATAGCTCTGCATAACCAGggttaaaataagaaatgtagaatatagttatatattcacctgtttatgtttatataaatatatatatttatataaaaccaGAGTatttacacataaacacacaaatataaaattcaaaattttttttaaagtgggtcatatgctttatttattttgcagacctgccatttttattttgaaagtcaaCTTAAATGTATGAATAGGTACTGAATCTGGAGAATGGAAGTAATGTatcttatataataataatagtagcaacAATCTCTTCTTAAAGAGTTAACATCTACACTAAGAGTATATGTGTTTATTCATTGGAAACTgtattgttctaagcactttcaTTACATTTCCTCATTTTACCCTCACCACACCTGAGCTCAAAgatgatttttatcctttttgatgTAGATTGGAGAAAGGAATGGCAGATAGAGAAACAGGTGGACCTATAGCTGGAGTCTGTGTGTGTGCTCCTTACTTCACGTCTCTCGATGTCTAAAGGGTCAGTGGTGTGTGAGGACCCTTCCCTGCTCATGAGAATGTGAGGCTCGCTCCATGCAATCACAGAGCCTCACAGCATGGCCTGATCCTATGGGAGGAGGAGGTTCAAACATCtggtataatttttttccaagttaCACTTTAGTTATTTGCTAAGTCTTTCTTATATCACATATACCTCTGAGTATTTTGAAGATGCCTATTGTTTCTTAAACCAGCGATGTTAATTCAATTCAGCTGTCTATGACAAAAACACTACACTAAggagtttatctttctttcaaTGAGTCACTATTTGTGTTAGCAGAGGAGGGTGGTTCTGCGAATTTTCAGTACTTGTCGATAAATGACATTATCATCaggaaagtttatgaatttgaaCCGTGACAACCTTACTATCAGTTACCAATTCTTTTGGCCTATAGTTGTGAATTCTTACTTTGTTTCGTAAATTTGTTATATGTCATTTATATACTCAAATCCCCAGACCCACGGGACTTACTCAGGTTAGCACAATCAGCACACACAAACGTGAGTACTCACTAAACACTCATTTCAAAGGGACGCGTTACACTAACTCCAAAACTTTCCTTGGTGTGGCCTAGGTGAAACCTCATGGCCAACATCACCAGGATGGCCAACCACACTGGACGGTCAGATTTCATCCTGATGGGACTCTTCACACAATCCAAACATCCAGCACTACTTTGTGTggtcatctttgtggttttcctGATGGCATTGTCTGGAAATGCTGTCCTGATCCTTCTGATACACTCTGACAgccacctccacacccccatgtactttTTCATCAGTCAATTGTCTCTCATGGACATGGTGTACATTTCTGTCACTGTGCCCAAGATGATCCTGGACCAGGTCATGGGTGTGAATAAGATCTCAGCCCCTGAGTGTGGGATGCAGATGTTCCTCTATGTGACACTAGTAGGTTCAGAATTTTTCCTTCTAGCTGCCATGGCCTATGACCGCTACATGGCCATCTGCCATCCTCTCCGTTACCCTGTCCTCATGAGCCATAGGGTGTGTCTCTTCCTGGCATCAGGCTGCTGGTTCCTGGGCTCAGTGGATGGCTTCATGCTCACTCCCATCACCATGAGCTTCCCCTTCTGCAGATCCCTGGAGATTCATCATTTCTTCTGTGAAGTCCCTGCTGTAACAATCCTGTCCTGCTCGGACACCTCACTCTATGAGACACTCATGTACCTATGCTGTGTCCTCATGCTCCTCATCCCTGTGATGATCATTACAAGCTCCTATTTACTCATCCTCCTCACCATCCACAGGATGAACTCAGCAGAGGGCCGGAAAAAGGCCTTTGCCACCTGCTCCTCCCACCTGACGGTGGTCATCCTCTTC
This window contains:
- the LOC129033075 gene encoding olfactory receptor 2T29 translates to MANITRMANHTGRSDFILMGLFTQSKHPALLCVVIFVVFLMALSGNAVLILLIHSDSHLHTPMYFFISQLSLMDMVYISVTVPKMILDQVMGVNKISAPECGMQMFLYVTLVGSEFFLLAAMAYDRYMAICHPLRYPVLMSHRVCLFLASGCWFLGSVDGFMLTPITMSFPFCRSLEIHHFFCEVPAVTILSCSDTSLYETLMYLCCVLMLLIPVMIITSSYLLILLTIHRMNSAEGRKKAFATCSSHLTVVILFYGAAVYTYMLPSSYHTPEKDMMVSVFYTILTPVLNPLIYSLRNKDVMGALKKMLTVRFVL